The following proteins come from a genomic window of Myroides odoratus DSM 2801:
- a CDS encoding WG repeat-containing protein: MKTYLPILLFLLVSSFAQAQVDLDKYSNATTNEEYIDLIEDDLESLKGFVRLFGTDNDKPRTPSEVAPLKLAFNQKEYEAQIDEITKTNIQFTDVMADGFVTIQLVKDPAVYRSLDDIKAPIYVKKVYYHDGSTQTIEDQTNINTYFAAGLALTKAVAKIDIEMTFSTVKKLDSLVLPAKLHQKTRYRGVDIEVVEVTDKSVLLKTAAGDLEFDEIQALLKNKKRVSSYRSQRSGMHPDQFDLFIKEYLKDIEEVLDFAEDNMELEHAEFKKAVAGKLSKLEELWLTKVDQSEEARYLYYEFGAPMDQLVLYFNSETYEKKITKTLLNYEPKSRFISYEEDKTLIYNADLKLIKEFSDSYTSLNDYFFATERQYFYLNDKFEMQPLTYYSVSSVLNNYAIIKEDDESPQVLVDATNTKIMQVDHVEVSEEYHYALIESGDSYYLLNNKSLTPQKMAHVDQVSVANKGYFIVKKKDKYGFMNAEGKIVVPIQYEQANAFSDMVDLLPADVLFAVKQNGKWGFVDANNKTVIPFMYSEVNGPFSYGLAPVYLDDALGLINLKNEKVSKFVNRNYAQSSNFGKRTMSLSDGTYDYKGEKEKE; encoded by the coding sequence ATGAAAACGTATCTGCCTATCTTGTTGTTTCTTTTAGTTAGCTCATTTGCACAAGCGCAAGTGGATCTCGATAAATACAGCAACGCCACAACCAATGAAGAATACATTGATTTGATTGAGGATGATTTAGAATCTTTAAAGGGTTTTGTACGTTTATTTGGTACGGATAATGATAAACCGAGAACACCGTCAGAAGTAGCGCCGTTAAAACTGGCGTTTAATCAAAAGGAGTATGAGGCTCAGATTGATGAAATTACAAAAACCAATATTCAGTTTACTGATGTAATGGCGGATGGTTTTGTTACCATACAATTGGTTAAGGACCCAGCAGTCTATCGTTCACTAGATGATATCAAAGCGCCTATTTATGTGAAGAAAGTGTATTATCACGATGGTAGCACGCAAACGATAGAGGATCAAACGAATATCAATACTTATTTTGCAGCAGGACTTGCATTGACTAAAGCGGTAGCTAAAATAGACATTGAAATGACTTTTTCAACGGTTAAAAAGTTAGACAGTCTTGTACTTCCTGCCAAACTACATCAAAAAACAAGATACCGTGGGGTAGATATTGAAGTGGTTGAGGTAACGGATAAAAGCGTATTACTCAAAACAGCAGCAGGCGATTTAGAATTTGATGAGATTCAAGCACTATTAAAAAATAAAAAACGAGTAAGTAGCTATCGATCACAACGATCAGGTATGCACCCCGATCAATTTGATCTTTTCATAAAGGAATACTTGAAAGATATCGAGGAGGTTTTGGATTTTGCGGAGGATAATATGGAGCTGGAACATGCTGAATTCAAAAAGGCTGTAGCGGGTAAACTAAGCAAATTAGAAGAGCTATGGTTAACTAAAGTTGATCAATCTGAAGAAGCGCGTTATTTGTATTATGAGTTTGGAGCGCCTATGGACCAACTTGTGCTGTATTTCAATAGCGAAACCTACGAGAAAAAGATCACAAAGACACTGTTGAATTACGAACCAAAATCTCGTTTTATTTCATACGAAGAAGATAAGACCTTGATATACAATGCGGATTTAAAGTTAATTAAAGAGTTTTCAGACTCCTATACGTCCCTCAATGACTATTTCTTTGCTACAGAAAGACAATACTTTTATTTGAATGATAAATTCGAAATGCAACCATTGACCTATTATAGTGTAAGTAGCGTATTGAATAATTATGCGATAATAAAAGAGGATGACGAATCACCTCAGGTGTTGGTGGATGCAACGAATACTAAAATCATGCAGGTAGATCACGTTGAAGTAAGCGAGGAATATCATTATGCGTTAATCGAATCGGGAGATTCTTATTATCTTTTAAACAACAAGAGTCTTACGCCTCAAAAAATGGCTCATGTAGATCAGGTTTCTGTAGCAAACAAAGGCTATTTTATCGTCAAGAAAAAGGATAAATACGGTTTTATGAATGCAGAAGGAAAAATCGTTGTTCCTATTCAGTATGAGCAAGCCAATGCTTTTTCTGATATGGTTGATTTATTACCTGCAGATGTGTTATTTGCTGTAAAACAGAACGGCAAATGGGGGTTTGTAGATGCAAATAATAAAACGGTTATTCCTTTTATGTATAGTGAGGTTAATGGCCCTTTTTCGTATGGACTTGCACCAGTCTATTTAGATGATGCTTTAGGTCTGATTAACTTGAAAAACGAAAAAGTATCGAAGTTCGTCAATAGAAATTATGCACAATCCAGCAATTTCGGAAAGCGAACGATGAGCTTAAGTGATGGTACGTACGACTATAAGGGAGAAAAAGAGAAGGAATAA